A region from the Oncorhynchus keta strain PuntledgeMale-10-30-2019 chromosome 5, Oket_V2, whole genome shotgun sequence genome encodes:
- the LOC118371894 gene encoding ER lumen protein-retaining receptor 3-like: MNIFRLAGDVSHIVAIIILLVKIWRSKSCAGISGKSQVLFALVFTTRYLDLFTSLISIYNTVMKVVFLALAYATVYLIYMRFRSTFNSESDSFRVEFLLVPVAGLSFLENYAFAPLEILWTFSIYLESVAILPQLFMITKTGEAESITTHYLFFLGLYRALYLANWVWRYHTEGFFDQIAVVSGVVQTIFYCDFFYLYVTRVLRGSGKMSLPMPI; encoded by the exons ATGAATATCTTCCGTCTAGCCGGTGACGTGTCACATATCGTTGCTATCATCATTCTATTAGTGAAGATATGGAGGTCCAAATCCTGTGCTG GTATTTCTGGGAAGTCTCAGGTGCTTTTTGCATTAGTCTTCACTACAAGATACTTGGACCTGTTCACGAGCCTAATCTCCATCTACAACACAGTTATGAAG GTGGTGTTCCTGGCTTTGGCATATGCCACTGTGTACCTGATCTACATGCGCTTCAGGAGCACCTTCAACTCAGAGAGTGACTCATTCCGTGTTGAGTTCCTGCTTGTGCCTGTGGCTGGGCTTTCCTTCCTGGAAAACTATGCATTTGCCCCACTGGAG ATCCTGTGGACCTTCTCCATCTACCTGGAGTCGGTGGCCATCTTGCCCCAGCTCTTCATGATCACCAAGACCGGCGAGGCAGAGTCCATCACCACCCACTACCTGTTCTTCCTGGGTCTCTACCGAGCCCTGTACCTGGCCAACTGGGTGTGGCGTTACCACACCGAGGGCTTCTTTGACCAGATTGCTGTGGTGTCCGGTGTGGTGCAGACGATTTTCTACTGTGACTTCTTCTACCTTTACGTTACCAGGG tGCTCAGAGGAAGTGGAAAGATGTCCCTGCCCATGCCCATCTAA
- the LOC118371893 gene encoding GTPase IMAP family member 7-like has translation MANSRGTVEMASLECAASNLACEASPEPDSGALRMVLVGKTGAGRSSSGNTILGRQAFRVDISSCSVTGQCDRQSGAVAGRNLTVVDTPGFFDTRLSPQEVTAEAGRCVLLSAPGPHSFLVTLQPGRFTQEERDALEWVKATFGPGVLRYTVVLFTWGDHLQGKSMEDFLKESQELQEFVSRCQGGYHVFNNSNKITDCTQVTELLEKIDKMVTQNGGGFYTNEMYQEAILGERRMTPLKQEEDGVKTGPEPQGPEAERMRRREEEERREEEAARKKAEKLFWCELVSALGKGAAEGAGVTSKGKGKAVKKVKAIERAAALATTPLSITSAAKVVGGAVREGSKVLYKHRKTLLH, from the exons ATGGCTAACTCACGTGGGACAGTGGAGATGGCGTCATTGGAATGTGCTGCCTCGAATCTGG CATGTGAAGCATCACCGGAGCCTGACAGTGGGGCGCTGAGGATGGTACTGGTGGGGAAGACAGGCGCAGGGAGAAGCTCTTCTGGTAACACCATCCTAGGGAGGCAGGCATTCCGGGTGGACATCTCTTCATGTTCTGTAACTggtcagtgtgacagacagagtggAGCTGTGGCTGGGAGGAACCTCACTGTGGTCGACACCCCAGGGTTCTTCGACACGCGCCTCTCCCCTCAGGAGGTGACAGCTGAGGCAGGCCGCTGTGTGCTGCTGTCCGCCCCTGGCCCCCACTCCTTCCTGGTGACCCTTCAGCCTGGCAGGTTCACTCAGGAGGAGCGGGATGCCCTAGAGTGGGTCAAGGCCACTTTTGGACCAGGAGTCCTCAGATACACAGTAGTACTGTTCACCTGGGGTGACCATCTACAGGGAAAAAGCATGGAAGACTTCCTGAAGGAGAGCCAGGAGCTCCAGGAGTTTGTGAGTAGATGTCAGGGGGGCTACCATGTCTTCAACAACAGCAACAAGATAACAGACTGCACTCAGGTCACAGAGCTCCTGGAGAAGATAGACAAGATGGTGACGCAGAACGGAGGTGGCTTCTACACCAACGAGATGTACCAGGAGGCAATtctgggagagagaaggatgactCCATTGAAGCAGGAGGAGGATGGGGTGAAGACAGGGCCAGAGCCTCAGGGACCGGAGGCAGAGAGaatgagaaggagggaagaggaggagagaagagaggaagaggcagccAGAAAGAAGGCAGAGAAGTTGTTCTGGTGTGAGCTGGTGTCTGCCCTGGGGAAGGGGGCGGCAGAGGGAGCTGGAGTAACAAGCAAAGGGAAAGGGAAAGCAGTGAAAAAGGTTAAGGCGATAGAGAGGGCAGCAGCTTTGGCTACCACACCGCTGTCAATCACATCAGCTGCCAAAGTGGTGGGAGGAGCTGTGAGAGAGGGAAGTAAAGTGCTTTACAAACACCGCAAAACTCTCCTACACTGA